A part of Cotesia glomerata isolate CgM1 linkage group LG4, MPM_Cglom_v2.3, whole genome shotgun sequence genomic DNA contains:
- the LOC123264079 gene encoding dipeptidase 1-like, with the protein MFELYGVSRDGMVFHSPPPRRKDVDILETCLQLSSPELMRKLPNGDTLHHLKNNSRISTLVAEKDKEPTRERGHSTGRRWLVMCGVFFLGCALVAGVGLPLALELRSSHLLEARLQVVKRILSETPLIDGRNDFAWNLRKHHGTRLRNFPFDKDLSLNSSFNNYWQTDLVRLYRGNMGAQFWSAYVPCESQFLDAVQLTLEQIDIVRRLTNKYPTRMRLVTSSKELEQAHKDGVLASLVGIEGGHSIGASMAVLRSFHLLGARYMTLTHKCNTPWADSSSVEDPNEDAPLDFHSDGLSSFGKSVVKELNRLGMLVDLSHVSIRTMKETLSITKAPVIFSHSAARALCNSSSNVPDDVLRNLSLNGGLVMISFDSAHLSCKNETSMHDVIAHINHIRRTAGVNHVGLGAGYDGIMSPPAELPDVSGYPLLLAELTRDRQWSASDIKKLVGGNLIRIMKEAENHAASLSNQSPNEEWIPQELIEDTSYCRYHDE; encoded by the exons ATGTTTGAGTTGTATGGGGTGAGCAGAGATGGTATGGTTTTTCACTCTCCACCTCCTAGACGAAAAGACGTTGACATACTTGaa ACATGTCTCCAGTTATCTTCACCAGAGTTAATGAGGAAATTGCCAAACGGTGACACTTTGCATCACCTCAAAAATAATTCACGAATCTCTACTTTAGTTGCTGAGAAAGACAAAGAACCAACGCGAGAACgag gaCATAGCACAGGAAGACGTTGGCTCGTAATGTGTGGAGTATTTTTTCTAGGATGTGCATTGGTAGCCGGAGTAGGTTTACCTTTAGCTCTGGAGCTACGTAGTTCCCATTTACTCGAAGCAAGACTTCAAGTAGTGAAAAGAATATTGAGCGAAACTCCTTTGATAGATGGTCGCAATGATTTTGCTTGGAATCTTCGGAAGCATCACGGTACCCGTCTCCGAAATTTCCCATTTGATAAAGACTTATCTTTGAACTccagttttaataattactggCAGACTGATTTAGTGAGACTGTATCGAGGTAATATGGGAGCACAATTTTGGTCAGCTTACGTTCCTTGTGAGTCTCAATTTTTGGACGCCGTTCAATTAACTCTTGAACAAATAGATATTGTAAGAAGATTGACGAACAAGTATCCAACGAGGATGAGACTCGTTACTTCAAGTAAAGAATTGGAGCAAGCACACAAAGATGGTGTGCTTGCCAGTCTTGTTGGTATTGAAGGTGGTCACAGTATTGGAGCTTCAATGGCTGTGTTACGAAGCTTTCATTTACTTGGCGCACGATATATGACATTGACACATAAATGTAATACACCGTG ggCCGACTCTTCATCAGTTGAGGATCCAAATGAAGACGCACCGCTTGATTTTCACAGTGACGGTCTGTCAAGCTTTGGTAAATCAGTTGTGAAAGAATTAAATCGATTGGGAATGCTCGTAGATCTTTCTCATGTTTCTATTCGCACGATGAAAGAGACGCTGTCGATAACCAAAGCTCCGGTAATATTTTCTCACAGTGCTGCTCGAGCACTTTGCAATTCTTCCAGCAATGTTCCTGATGACGTACTTAGAAACTTG tcattGAACGGAGGTCTGGTGATGATAAGCTTCGACAGTGCTCATCTCAGTTGCAAAAATGAAACCTCTATGCACGATGTAATAG CGCACATAAATCATATTCGAAGAACCGCAGGGGTTAATCATGTAGGTCTTGGTGCTGGATACGATGGTATAATGAG TCCACCAGCAGAACTTCCTGATGTCTCTGGCTATCCTTTATTATTGGCTGAATTAACGCGGGATCGTCAGTGGTCTGCATCAGACATAAAGAAACTCGTGGGTGGAAATTTGATTAGAATAATGAAAGAAGCTGAAAACCATGCCGCTTCTTTGTCCAATCAGTCGCCAAACGAAGAGTGGATACCTCAAGAGCTCATCGAGGACACATCTTATTGTCGTTATCacgatgaataa
- the LOC123264083 gene encoding glutamic acid-rich protein-like, with protein MKKNKEVSDEDEYSADDPDEVGEEASEEELEGAEHSTKKRPQRAAANKKRQHSEEEDEEDEDDEDNEGEEDEDEDSDSDAPAKSKKKRRSKKDEDEDEDSDNSFNESSGVPPKDYTSGAFVVAKADVGGDSDPTLWRIDGKALLQKFLPFKEEGKTLYKSTSTYSGWSADHKEKYFAAQVTFKVQKKNETIVELHLNQQQQQEVVK; from the exons ATGAAGAAAAACAAAGAAGTGTCCGATGAGGACGAATATTCAGCGGATGATCCGGATGAAGTAGGTGAAGAAGCATCCGAGGAAGAGTTAGAAGGGGCAGAG CATTCAACTAAAAAGAGGCCACAACGAGCTGCTGCCAACAAGAAACGACAACATTCAGAAGAAGAAGACGAAGAAGACGAGGATGATGAAGACAATGAAGGAGAAGAAGATGAGGATGAAGATTCTGATTCAGATGCACCTGCTAAATCTAAAAAGAAACGACGTTCTAAAAAAGATGAAGACGAAGATGAAGACTCTGACAATAGTTTTAATGAGTCATCTGGTGTACCACCTAAGGATTACACT TCAGGAGCATTCGTTGTAGCTAAAGCAGATGTCGGTGGTGATAGTGATCCAACTTTATGGAGGATAGATGGCAAGGctttattgcaaaaatttttacccttTAAAGAAGAAGGCAAGACCTTGTACAAAAGCACATCCACG TACTCCGGTTGGTCAGCGGATCACAAAGAAAAATACTTTGCTGCTCAAGTGACATTTAaggtgcaaaaaaaaaacgaaaccATCGTTGAGCTTCATCTCAaccagcaacagcaacaaGAAGTTGTAAAGTAA
- the LOC123264078 gene encoding uncharacterized protein LOC123264078 isoform X1 → MIDPENVGKEAIIRVTDWLRGIWEMRRNGGPVQQWVDSIPSPTKSSIDIHIESHDSSSSLVPEEHHHLKKVTSLKNPIMTLSAPSSPAVAMSSIPSFPRSRLVRDPSLQSDSSHCSSVESLLELRKPDPEAILLGLGFGGGSNNSQAEGPLSRIPKRFLQPSKLRGIAIDEFMRQQQETNESIDTASLGYRGLTGSPYVAPSEIVQKIMERLREHESHESDVQSICNNNNNCNTESYNSQAIPEIRLSVLSPNNRQFLERERSRSPDMRNKRMIIGQKSFAFNGDGDLIEIINSTNHQDSTSENSTDFKNNLKNSYTPSSITDHPDYTLQKYNNEQTEKLKRKITKQKSDEELFDSSLSESDFNSSNNSNTVENNSRQSRKYVRGIRSKKEHEETPSNTRRASDGAHIVDEKHSSHSSEEGRRFSDGIIKSTLKPASDRRRSFRRQARINDVEAASYENDCNDCERLEPEVKSELSCNLERRDLCCESDESEQICRHDAESKDCCCHASNTSCWRKMRKMMKKNQKLENMVVKSRQEMAEIRGMLSTVLSVRMEPGF, encoded by the exons ATGATAGATCCAG AAAACGTTGGCAAAGAAGCGATAATAAGAGTAACAGACTGGCTTAGAGGAATTTGGGAGATGAGAAGGAACGGTGGACCAGTACAGCAATGGGTTGACTCCATTCCATCTCCCACAAAATCTTCAATCGACATTCACATTGAGTCTCATGACAGTTCATCGTCATTAGTACCTGAAGAACACCATCACTTGAAAAAAGTGACATCACTCAAGAATCCAATTATGACTTTATCAGCTCCTAGTTCACCCGCAGTAGCGATGTCAAGTATTCCAAG TTTCCCACGCAGTAGATTAGTACGAGATCCGAGTTTACAATCTGACAGCAGTCACTGCAGCAGCGTGGAAAGTCTTTTGGAGTTACGTAAACCAGATCCAGAGGCTATTCTCTTAGGACTGGGATTCGGTGGTGGTTCCAACAATTCACAAGCAGAAGGTCCACTTTCAAGAATTCCAAAAAGATTTTTACAACCGTCTAAATTACGCGGTATCGCCATTGATGAGTTTATGAGACAGCAACAAGAGACTAACGAATCAATTGATACTGCGTCTTTGGGATACCGCGGACTCActg gaTCGCCATATGTAGCGCCATCAGAAATAGTTCAGAAGATTATGGAGCGGTTACGAGAACACGAGAGTCATGAATCCGACGTACAATCAATctgtaataacaataataactgtAATACGGAATCATACAACTCTCAAGCAATACCGGAAATTCGACTTTCTGTACTATCGCCCAACAATAGACAATTTCTTGAGCGAGAACGTTCACGAAGTCCTGACATGCGAAACAAACGAATGATAATAG GACAAAAATCTTTTGCTTTTAATGGAGATGGTGAtcttatagaaataataaattccaCAAATCACCAAGATTCTACTAGTGAAAATTCAActgactttaaaaataatctaaaaaattcctATACGCCAAGCTCAATTACTGAtcatccagattatactcttcaaaagtataataatgaacaaacagaaaaattaaaaaggaaaataacaaaacaaaaatctGATGAAGAACTTTTTGATTCTTCGTTATCAGAGTCTGATTTTAATTCTAGTAACAATTCAAATACAGTAGAAAATAATTCAAGACAATCGCGGAAATACGTACGTGGAATTAGAAGTAAAAAAGAACATGAGGAAACGCCTAGTAACACTCGAAGAGCCAGCGACGGTGCTCATATTGTGGATGAGAAACATTCGAGTCATAGTAGTGAAGAGGGCCGACGATTTAGCGATGGAATTATAAAGTCAACTTTAAAACCAGCTTCTGATAGAAGACGCAGTTTTCGGCGACAAGCAAGAATCAATGACGTCGAAGCAGCGTCTTATGAAAATGATTGTAATGATTGTGAACGATTAGAACCAGAGGTCAAGTCAGAACTGTCTTGTAATTTGGAAAGACGTGATCTTTGCTGTGAAAGCGATGAATCAGAACAAATTTGTAGACATGACGCAGAATCTAAAGACTGTTGTTGTCACGCAAGCAATACTAGTTGTTGGAGAAAAATGCGTAAAATGatgaagaaaaatcaaaaattagaaaatatggTTGTAAAGAGTAGACAAGAAATGGCGGAAATACGAGGAATGCTTAGCACGGTTTTATCAGTAAGAATGGAACCTGGTTTTTAA
- the LOC123264078 gene encoding uncharacterized protein LOC123264078 isoform X4 — MRRNGGPVQQWVDSIPSPTKSSIDIHIESHDSSSSLVPEEHHHLKKVTSLKNPIMTLSAPSSPAVAMSSIPSFPRSRLVRDPSLQSDSSHCSSVESLLELRKPDPEAILLGLGFGGGSNNSQAEGPLSRIPKRFLQPSKLRGIAIDEFMRQQQETNESIDTASLGYRGLTGSPYVAPSEIVQKIMERLREHESHESDVQSICNNNNNCNTESYNSQAIPEIRLSVLSPNNRQFLERERSRSPDMRNKRMIIGQKSFAFNGDGDLIEIINSTNHQDSTSENSTDFKNNLKNSYTPSSITDHPDYTLQKYNNEQTEKLKRKITKQKSDEELFDSSLSESDFNSSNNSNTVENNSRQSRKYVRGIRSKKEHEETPSNTRRASDGAHIVDEKHSSHSSEEGRRFSDGIIKSTLKPASDRRRSFRRQARINDVEAASYENDCNDCERLEPEVKSELSCNLERRDLCCESDESEQICRHDAESKDCCCHASNTSCWRKMRKMMKKNQKLENMVVKSRQEMAEIRGMLSTVLSVRMEPGF, encoded by the exons ATGAGAAGGAACGGTGGACCAGTACAGCAATGGGTTGACTCCATTCCATCTCCCACAAAATCTTCAATCGACATTCACATTGAGTCTCATGACAGTTCATCGTCATTAGTACCTGAAGAACACCATCACTTGAAAAAAGTGACATCACTCAAGAATCCAATTATGACTTTATCAGCTCCTAGTTCACCCGCAGTAGCGATGTCAAGTATTCCAAG TTTCCCACGCAGTAGATTAGTACGAGATCCGAGTTTACAATCTGACAGCAGTCACTGCAGCAGCGTGGAAAGTCTTTTGGAGTTACGTAAACCAGATCCAGAGGCTATTCTCTTAGGACTGGGATTCGGTGGTGGTTCCAACAATTCACAAGCAGAAGGTCCACTTTCAAGAATTCCAAAAAGATTTTTACAACCGTCTAAATTACGCGGTATCGCCATTGATGAGTTTATGAGACAGCAACAAGAGACTAACGAATCAATTGATACTGCGTCTTTGGGATACCGCGGACTCActg gaTCGCCATATGTAGCGCCATCAGAAATAGTTCAGAAGATTATGGAGCGGTTACGAGAACACGAGAGTCATGAATCCGACGTACAATCAATctgtaataacaataataactgtAATACGGAATCATACAACTCTCAAGCAATACCGGAAATTCGACTTTCTGTACTATCGCCCAACAATAGACAATTTCTTGAGCGAGAACGTTCACGAAGTCCTGACATGCGAAACAAACGAATGATAATAG GACAAAAATCTTTTGCTTTTAATGGAGATGGTGAtcttatagaaataataaattccaCAAATCACCAAGATTCTACTAGTGAAAATTCAActgactttaaaaataatctaaaaaattcctATACGCCAAGCTCAATTACTGAtcatccagattatactcttcaaaagtataataatgaacaaacagaaaaattaaaaaggaaaataacaaaacaaaaatctGATGAAGAACTTTTTGATTCTTCGTTATCAGAGTCTGATTTTAATTCTAGTAACAATTCAAATACAGTAGAAAATAATTCAAGACAATCGCGGAAATACGTACGTGGAATTAGAAGTAAAAAAGAACATGAGGAAACGCCTAGTAACACTCGAAGAGCCAGCGACGGTGCTCATATTGTGGATGAGAAACATTCGAGTCATAGTAGTGAAGAGGGCCGACGATTTAGCGATGGAATTATAAAGTCAACTTTAAAACCAGCTTCTGATAGAAGACGCAGTTTTCGGCGACAAGCAAGAATCAATGACGTCGAAGCAGCGTCTTATGAAAATGATTGTAATGATTGTGAACGATTAGAACCAGAGGTCAAGTCAGAACTGTCTTGTAATTTGGAAAGACGTGATCTTTGCTGTGAAAGCGATGAATCAGAACAAATTTGTAGACATGACGCAGAATCTAAAGACTGTTGTTGTCACGCAAGCAATACTAGTTGTTGGAGAAAAATGCGTAAAATGatgaagaaaaatcaaaaattagaaaatatggTTGTAAAGAGTAGACAAGAAATGGCGGAAATACGAGGAATGCTTAGCACGGTTTTATCAGTAAGAATGGAACCTGGTTTTTAA
- the LOC123264078 gene encoding uncharacterized protein LOC123264078 isoform X3 yields MIDPENVGKEAIIRVTDWLRGIWEMRRNGGPVQQWVDSIPSPTKSSIDIHIESHDSSSSLVPEEHHHLKKVTSLKNPIMTLSAPSSPAVAMSSIPRLVRDPSLQSDSSHCSSVESLLELRKPDPEAILLGLGFGGGSNNSQAEGPLSRIPKRFLQPSKLRGIAIDEFMRQQQETNESIDTASLGYRGLTGSPYVAPSEIVQKIMERLREHESHESDVQSICNNNNNCNTESYNSQAIPEIRLSVLSPNNRQFLERERSRSPDMRNKRMIIGQKSFAFNGDGDLIEIINSTNHQDSTSENSTDFKNNLKNSYTPSSITDHPDYTLQKYNNEQTEKLKRKITKQKSDEELFDSSLSESDFNSSNNSNTVENNSRQSRKYVRGIRSKKEHEETPSNTRRASDGAHIVDEKHSSHSSEEGRRFSDGIIKSTLKPASDRRRSFRRQARINDVEAASYENDCNDCERLEPEVKSELSCNLERRDLCCESDESEQICRHDAESKDCCCHASNTSCWRKMRKMMKKNQKLENMVVKSRQEMAEIRGMLSTVLSVRMEPGF; encoded by the exons ATGATAGATCCAG AAAACGTTGGCAAAGAAGCGATAATAAGAGTAACAGACTGGCTTAGAGGAATTTGGGAGATGAGAAGGAACGGTGGACCAGTACAGCAATGGGTTGACTCCATTCCATCTCCCACAAAATCTTCAATCGACATTCACATTGAGTCTCATGACAGTTCATCGTCATTAGTACCTGAAGAACACCATCACTTGAAAAAAGTGACATCACTCAAGAATCCAATTATGACTTTATCAGCTCCTAGTTCACCCGCAGTAGCGATGTCAAGTATTCCAAG ATTAGTACGAGATCCGAGTTTACAATCTGACAGCAGTCACTGCAGCAGCGTGGAAAGTCTTTTGGAGTTACGTAAACCAGATCCAGAGGCTATTCTCTTAGGACTGGGATTCGGTGGTGGTTCCAACAATTCACAAGCAGAAGGTCCACTTTCAAGAATTCCAAAAAGATTTTTACAACCGTCTAAATTACGCGGTATCGCCATTGATGAGTTTATGAGACAGCAACAAGAGACTAACGAATCAATTGATACTGCGTCTTTGGGATACCGCGGACTCActg gaTCGCCATATGTAGCGCCATCAGAAATAGTTCAGAAGATTATGGAGCGGTTACGAGAACACGAGAGTCATGAATCCGACGTACAATCAATctgtaataacaataataactgtAATACGGAATCATACAACTCTCAAGCAATACCGGAAATTCGACTTTCTGTACTATCGCCCAACAATAGACAATTTCTTGAGCGAGAACGTTCACGAAGTCCTGACATGCGAAACAAACGAATGATAATAG GACAAAAATCTTTTGCTTTTAATGGAGATGGTGAtcttatagaaataataaattccaCAAATCACCAAGATTCTACTAGTGAAAATTCAActgactttaaaaataatctaaaaaattcctATACGCCAAGCTCAATTACTGAtcatccagattatactcttcaaaagtataataatgaacaaacagaaaaattaaaaaggaaaataacaaaacaaaaatctGATGAAGAACTTTTTGATTCTTCGTTATCAGAGTCTGATTTTAATTCTAGTAACAATTCAAATACAGTAGAAAATAATTCAAGACAATCGCGGAAATACGTACGTGGAATTAGAAGTAAAAAAGAACATGAGGAAACGCCTAGTAACACTCGAAGAGCCAGCGACGGTGCTCATATTGTGGATGAGAAACATTCGAGTCATAGTAGTGAAGAGGGCCGACGATTTAGCGATGGAATTATAAAGTCAACTTTAAAACCAGCTTCTGATAGAAGACGCAGTTTTCGGCGACAAGCAAGAATCAATGACGTCGAAGCAGCGTCTTATGAAAATGATTGTAATGATTGTGAACGATTAGAACCAGAGGTCAAGTCAGAACTGTCTTGTAATTTGGAAAGACGTGATCTTTGCTGTGAAAGCGATGAATCAGAACAAATTTGTAGACATGACGCAGAATCTAAAGACTGTTGTTGTCACGCAAGCAATACTAGTTGTTGGAGAAAAATGCGTAAAATGatgaagaaaaatcaaaaattagaaaatatggTTGTAAAGAGTAGACAAGAAATGGCGGAAATACGAGGAATGCTTAGCACGGTTTTATCAGTAAGAATGGAACCTGGTTTTTAA
- the LOC123264078 gene encoding uncharacterized protein LOC123264078 isoform X2, which produces MIDPENVGKEAIIRVTDWLRGIWEMRRNGGPVQQWVDSIPSPTKSSIDIHIESHDSSSSLVPEEHHHLKKVTSLKNPIMTLSAPSSPAVAMSSIPSRLVRDPSLQSDSSHCSSVESLLELRKPDPEAILLGLGFGGGSNNSQAEGPLSRIPKRFLQPSKLRGIAIDEFMRQQQETNESIDTASLGYRGLTGSPYVAPSEIVQKIMERLREHESHESDVQSICNNNNNCNTESYNSQAIPEIRLSVLSPNNRQFLERERSRSPDMRNKRMIIGQKSFAFNGDGDLIEIINSTNHQDSTSENSTDFKNNLKNSYTPSSITDHPDYTLQKYNNEQTEKLKRKITKQKSDEELFDSSLSESDFNSSNNSNTVENNSRQSRKYVRGIRSKKEHEETPSNTRRASDGAHIVDEKHSSHSSEEGRRFSDGIIKSTLKPASDRRRSFRRQARINDVEAASYENDCNDCERLEPEVKSELSCNLERRDLCCESDESEQICRHDAESKDCCCHASNTSCWRKMRKMMKKNQKLENMVVKSRQEMAEIRGMLSTVLSVRMEPGF; this is translated from the exons ATGATAGATCCAG AAAACGTTGGCAAAGAAGCGATAATAAGAGTAACAGACTGGCTTAGAGGAATTTGGGAGATGAGAAGGAACGGTGGACCAGTACAGCAATGGGTTGACTCCATTCCATCTCCCACAAAATCTTCAATCGACATTCACATTGAGTCTCATGACAGTTCATCGTCATTAGTACCTGAAGAACACCATCACTTGAAAAAAGTGACATCACTCAAGAATCCAATTATGACTTTATCAGCTCCTAGTTCACCCGCAGTAGCGATGTCAAGTATTCCAAG TAGATTAGTACGAGATCCGAGTTTACAATCTGACAGCAGTCACTGCAGCAGCGTGGAAAGTCTTTTGGAGTTACGTAAACCAGATCCAGAGGCTATTCTCTTAGGACTGGGATTCGGTGGTGGTTCCAACAATTCACAAGCAGAAGGTCCACTTTCAAGAATTCCAAAAAGATTTTTACAACCGTCTAAATTACGCGGTATCGCCATTGATGAGTTTATGAGACAGCAACAAGAGACTAACGAATCAATTGATACTGCGTCTTTGGGATACCGCGGACTCActg gaTCGCCATATGTAGCGCCATCAGAAATAGTTCAGAAGATTATGGAGCGGTTACGAGAACACGAGAGTCATGAATCCGACGTACAATCAATctgtaataacaataataactgtAATACGGAATCATACAACTCTCAAGCAATACCGGAAATTCGACTTTCTGTACTATCGCCCAACAATAGACAATTTCTTGAGCGAGAACGTTCACGAAGTCCTGACATGCGAAACAAACGAATGATAATAG GACAAAAATCTTTTGCTTTTAATGGAGATGGTGAtcttatagaaataataaattccaCAAATCACCAAGATTCTACTAGTGAAAATTCAActgactttaaaaataatctaaaaaattcctATACGCCAAGCTCAATTACTGAtcatccagattatactcttcaaaagtataataatgaacaaacagaaaaattaaaaaggaaaataacaaaacaaaaatctGATGAAGAACTTTTTGATTCTTCGTTATCAGAGTCTGATTTTAATTCTAGTAACAATTCAAATACAGTAGAAAATAATTCAAGACAATCGCGGAAATACGTACGTGGAATTAGAAGTAAAAAAGAACATGAGGAAACGCCTAGTAACACTCGAAGAGCCAGCGACGGTGCTCATATTGTGGATGAGAAACATTCGAGTCATAGTAGTGAAGAGGGCCGACGATTTAGCGATGGAATTATAAAGTCAACTTTAAAACCAGCTTCTGATAGAAGACGCAGTTTTCGGCGACAAGCAAGAATCAATGACGTCGAAGCAGCGTCTTATGAAAATGATTGTAATGATTGTGAACGATTAGAACCAGAGGTCAAGTCAGAACTGTCTTGTAATTTGGAAAGACGTGATCTTTGCTGTGAAAGCGATGAATCAGAACAAATTTGTAGACATGACGCAGAATCTAAAGACTGTTGTTGTCACGCAAGCAATACTAGTTGTTGGAGAAAAATGCGTAAAATGatgaagaaaaatcaaaaattagaaaatatggTTGTAAAGAGTAGACAAGAAATGGCGGAAATACGAGGAATGCTTAGCACGGTTTTATCAGTAAGAATGGAACCTGGTTTTTAA